In a single window of the Sesamum indicum cultivar Zhongzhi No. 13 unplaced genomic scaffold, S_indicum_v1.0 scaffold00263, whole genome shotgun sequence genome:
- the LOC105179988 gene encoding uncharacterized protein LOC105179988 has product MNEATAGYGFGTNISTPLTRNNYLLWSRSVKVALTAKMKLSFIDGSYPKPTENTEKCKHWIRTDSMVFSWIMNSISKHIAKAFSYAKSARSLWLQLEARFGQTNGPMIYNLQHEIASISQENMDVVSYFTKITMLWDELECVDPTPECTCASQWTVSNKIASTQLMQFLMGLNDSFSAIRNQILVMDPLPSVDRAYSLVLRVESQRQSSINIEELNNNAAMMIRGAEYRRETGGKNFQQRKQHMDKRSQYCTHYAKAGHAKETCFKLHGYPEWFKELAEKKKRYGIDTRALNAVTFETAAGSQLEVLTQNLCCK; this is encoded by the coding sequence ATGAATGAAGCAACAGCTGGATATGGTTTTGGTACGAATATTTCAACACCATTGACGCGAAATAATTACCTGCTGTGGAGTAGATCTGTTAAAGTTGCACTCACAGCGAAAATGAAACTGTCCTTTATCGATGGATCGTATCCAAAACCTACTGAAAACActgaaaaatgcaaacatTGGATTAGAACAGACAGTATGGTATTTTCATGGATTATGAATTCGATATCTAAACACATCGCAAAGGCTTTCTCATATGCTAAGTCTGCTAGAAGTTTATGGTTGCAACTTGAGGCGCGGTTTGGGCAGACAAATGGCCCTATGATCTATAACTTACAACACGAAATTGCTTCGATTTCTCAAGAAAATATGGATGTAGTTTcgtattttacaaaaatcacaATGTTGTGGGATGAACTTGAGTGTGTCGATCCTACGCCGGAATGTACATGTGCTTCGCAATGGACTGTGAGCAATAAGATCGCTTCTACTCAGTTAATGCAATTCCTAATGGGATTAAACGATTCCTTTAGCGCAATACGCAATCAAATTCTTGTTATGGATCCACTTCCTTCAGTGGATAGGGCGTACTCCCTAGTTCTGAGAGTTGAAAGCCAGCGACAAAGCAGTATCAATATTGAAGAACTTAACAATAATGCGGCGATGATGATACGTGGTGCTGAATACAGAAGAGAAACAGGAGGTAAGAACTTTCAGCAGAGAAAACAACACATGGATAAAAGGAGCCAGTATTGTACGCACTATGCAAAAGCAGGACATGCTAAGGAAACATGCTTCAAACTACATGGATATCCTGAATGGTTTAAGGAGCTAgctgagaagaagaagagatatGGCATAGACACTCGAGCCTTGAATGCAGTCACTTTTGAGACTGCTGCAGGTTCGCAACTAGAGGTATTAACACAGAACTTATGCTGCAAGTGA